The Knoellia sp. S7-12 region ACCTCCCCTTCTTCGATGAGGAGGACATGCCGATGAAGGGCAACTACGCCAAGCCGCACACCCAGGCGTGGGCCAGCGAGATCTTCGAGTCCGATGCGGTCGTCGTCGTGACCCCGCAGTACAACCGATCCTTCCCGGCGCCCATCAAGAACGCGATCGACTACCTCTTCGCCGAGTGGGACTCCAAGCCCGTGGCGATCGTCGGCTACGGCTGGTCGGGTGCCAGCGACGCGGCGGCCGACCTCACCAAGGTCCTCACGCACGTCAAGGCGGATGTCGTGGGCGAGATCGGACTGAGCTTCCCGGAGCAGCTGAGCACCGAGGGCGTCGTCATCGACGGCGACGCAGCAGCGATCGAGCTGCGCGGGCTTCTAGACACTCTCCACCGCAAGGTCCTCGATCTCGACGAGGTTCCCGCACGGTCCTGATCGCCATCTGCCATCGACGCCTCTCGCTGACCCGGAATTCGGGGGAGCGGGAGGCGCCGCTGTAGGTTGCCGTCCATGGGACTGTTCGGACGTGAGCGCATCGAGGCCAAGACTCATGAGCAAGTGGTGCTCATGCGGGCAGCTGGCCTGCTCGTAGGACAGACCCTCGAGCTGGTTCGCGACTCCGTGCAGCCGGGCATGACGACCCAGGACCTCAACGCCCTGGCAGACGCCCACATCCGTGATGGCGGTGGCGTCCCGAGCTTCCTTGGCTACCACGGCTTCACCGGCACTCTCTGCACCTCGGTCAACGAGGAGGTCGTGCACGGAATCCCGGGACCCCGGACCTTGGTCGAGGGCGATCTGCTCTCTGTCGACTGTGGCGCGATCATCGAGGGCTGGCACGGCGACGCAGCGATCTCGGTCATCGTCGGTGGTCGTGAGGCCGGTCGTCCCGAGGATCTCGAACTCATCGACGACACCGAGGCCTCGATGTGGGCCGGCATCGCGGCCCTCGCGGTGGGCCAGAGCCTGTATGCCGTGGGCGAGGCCGTCGAGGACAGCATCACCTCAGCGGGGGAGCGGCGTGGGCGTGAGTACGGCATCGTCGAGGACTACGTCGGTCACGGCATCGGCACCTCGATGCACATGGACCCGCAGGTCCCGAACTACCGCGTCAGTGGCAAGGGGCCGACCGTGGTCGACGCCACGACGATCGCGATCGAGCCGATGATCACCCTGGGTGCCGAGGCGAACCGCGTGCTCGAGGACGACTGGACCGTCGTCACCAACGATGGCTCCCGGGCCGCCCACTGGGAGAACACCGTGGCCGCGACGTCGCAAGGGCTGTGGGTCCTCACTGCGGTCGATGGTGGCGAGGCCAAGCTGCGCGAGCTTGGCGCGAACTACGCACCGTTGGCCTGACCGAAGCTGAGTTCGCCGCGAGGAATGCACCCCGATCCCCGGTGTTGAATGCAGGTATGAAGCGCATCGGATTCTTGTCCTTCGGACACTGGAACCCCCACCCGCAGTCGGCAGTCCGCACGGCTTCCGACGTCTTGCTGCAGTCGATCGAACTGGCGGTGGCGGCCGAGGAGGTGGGGGCCGACGGGGCCTACTTCCGGGTGCACCACTTTGCCCAGCAGCTCGCATCGCCCTTCCCGCTGCTCGCCGCCGCGGGTGCGAGGACCAGCAGGATCGAGCTGGGCACGGGTGTCATCGACATGCGCTACGAGAACCCGCTCTACATGGCCGAGGACGCGGGAGCGGCAGACCTCATCGCGCAGGGACGACTCCAGCTCGGCATCAGCCGGGGATCGCCCGAGCAGGTCATCGAGGGCTACCGCCACTTCGGGCACGATCCGCGCGAAGGTGAGTCCGACGCCGACATGGCGCGACGGCATACGGCCGAGTTCCTCACGGTGCTGGACGGAGAGGGCTTCGCTCAGCCGAGCCCGCGACCCATGTTTCCCAACCCGCCGGGACTGCTGCGCGTCGAGCCACACTCCGAAGGTCTGCGCGACCGCATCTGGTGGGGTGCCGGGAGTCGCGCGACTGCCGTGTGGACCGCCCAGCAGGGGATGAACCTGATGAGCTCGACGTTGCTCACCGAGGACACGGGGGTGCCCTTCCATCAGCTGCAGGCCGAGCAGATCAGCCTGTTCCATGAGGCGTGGCGTGAAGCCGGGCACGAACGCACCCCGCGGACGTCGGTGAGCCGCAGTATCTTCCCGCTGGTGACGGCACAGGATCATGCCTACTTCGGGGCAGACCGGCGCAGCACCGACCAGGTCGGCATGATCGACGGTGGGCTCGCTCGATTCGGGAAGTCATACGCGGCAGAGCCGGACGAGTTGGTTCGCCAGCTGGCGCAGGACGAGGCCATCGCGGCGGCTGACACCTTGCTCCTGACGATCCCCAACACCCTCGGTGTGGACTACAACGCCCACGTCCTCGAGAGCATCCTCACGCAGGTGGCCCCCGGGCTCGGCTGGCGCGACTGACGACGGCTCACAACGTCAGCACGCCCTGACCCGTCTCGGCGTCCCAGGGCACGGACTCGTGGTCGTGGGTGACGACCCAGCGGCCGTCGCGGCGCTCACACCCCAGGGTGGCTCGCACCCACATGACGACCTCGTCGCCACTGGTGAGGGTGCCGCTGACGCGGTAGAGGAACGCCGCGAACCCCACGGCACCAGAGGTGGCGATCCTGAGGTCGTGGACGTCGTACCCGATGTCGGAGGCGTAGCCGTCGAACCAACCGCGTGCGGCCTCGAGGACGGGCTCGCGCCCCTGCGCCCGGTGCGGGGGGAGGACGTTGAAGGACTCGAGGTCCTGCGCCAGCAGGGAACTGAGCCCGTCGAGATCCTTAGCCCCGACGGCGGCCACGCGTGCGTCAAGGAGCGCGCGTATGCCGTCCGCTCCCGAATCGTCCGAGGTCACCTCGTACTCGTCGACCGCAAAGCTGCGGATGAGGCCACCGACTTCACCCTCGGGGCCGCTGCCGCGGAAGCGGTCGAGTGCCTCGCGGTCGGTCCACCGCTCGCTGATGTTGACCCGGTCGGGCTCGGCTGAGTCGGTGCTCACGGCGAAGTCGATGCAGCCCGTCGTGGCTCGGGCAGCGACAACCGCCTCACGTGACAGCTCCACCACCCGGTCGCGATCGGCCGGATCCACGACGAGGTGCCCGGTCACGATGATCATGGCTCGCTCCTCGTGACGTCATAGACGAGAGCGACTGCGCCGCTGTCGAAGGCACGTTGCTCTCGCAATTCGAGGGCGCTCGTGAATCCTTCGGGCAGCCAGGGCAGTCCGCCGCCGGCGAGATGCGGCATGACGTAGGCCGTGATCTCGTCTACCAGTCCGGCCTTCAGCGCGTGGGCCGCGAGGGTCGGGCCGCCGATGCTCACATCCGTGGGCGCCTCTTGCACGAGGGTCGCCAGCCGGTTGAGGTCGAGGTGGTCCCAGAACTCGGTGCGGGGCTCCTGCGGCGGAGCCATGGTCGTGGACACGATGATCTTGTCGGCCTGCTTCCAGATCGCCGCGAACTCCTCGTGCTCGGGGGCGGTGAGGCCGGAGCTGGGCGGGTTCTCCCAGTAGCGCATCGTCTCCCACATGCCGCGGCCGAAGACGTAGGTGCGGACGTCGCCCTCGCGCTCGTTGACATAGGCGTGGAGCGCGTCGTCGGGTGCCGCCCAGTCGAAGGAGCCTGATGCATCCTTTGCGTAGCCGTCGAGGGAGACCAGCATTCCGTAGCGCAGGCGCCCCATCAGGAGACACTCGGTTCCTGAGGGTGGCTCAGGCCCTTGCGCTGCCAGAACTGGTGGACGAAGCCGGGCCTGGCCGAGTTCGTGGTCTGGACGTCGAAGTCTGACTCGATACCCTCCAACCCCGCCCAGAGGGACTCACCCCGGCCCAGGACGATCGGCGCGATGACAAGGTGAAGATCGTCGATGAGTCCCGCTCTGAGGAAGTCACGGACGATGGTCGGGCCCCCGCCGATGCGGACGTCCAGATCACCGGCGGCCTCGCGGGCCCGGGCCAGGACCTCCTCGGGCGTGCCATCGACGAAGTGGAAGGTCGTCCCGCCCTGCATCTCGATCGACTCGTGCGGGTGATGGGTCATGACGAATACCGGTGTGTGAAACGGGGGATTCTCTCCCCACCACCCGCGCCAGGTGTCGTCGGTCCACGGCCCGGGCTCGGGCCAGAACTTGCGGCGCCCCATGATCTCGGCCCCGACTGAGCCGTCGTCGTAACTGACTTTGGACAGGGCCCCGTCAACGCCGAACTGCGCACGGGTCTCGCCGCCCGTCTCGGGCGGGAACATCCACTGGTGGAGGCGCGCACCGGCGTGGCCGAAAGGGTTCTCGAGAGTTTGACCCTCTCCCGTGGCGAAGCCGTCGAGCGAGATGGTGAACCCGATGACGCGAACGATGGACATGGCATCTCCTGGGACTGAGGGTGGTTGCGTTGTGCAATCACTACCTCACGGTAGAGTAGTCTGGTTGCACTTCGCAAGCACTTTGCCGGACACGTTGAGGAGGAACGCGATGCGCAGCGAGCCACGATCGGGGTGCCCCATCAACGCAGCGGTCGAGGCGCTCGGCGACCCGTGGAGCCTCATCGTCCTGCGCGACATGATGTTCGGCGACCGTCGCTACTTCCGCGAACTGTTGACCGGCTCCGACGAAGGGATCGCGAGCAACGTCCTCTCGTCGCGGCTCAAGTCCCTCGTCGCCGCCGGGTTGCTCACGCGCGACGACGCGACACGCGGTCAACGCGCGCGCTACACGCTCACCGAGGCCGGAATCCAGACCTTGCCGGTTCTCGTCGCCTTTGGCACGTGGGGTCGGGCGCACCGCGAGACCACACCAGAGCTGACCATCCGCCAGCAGCTCATGGAAGAGGGTGGCCCGACGATGGTCGCCGAGCTCATGGACGAGTTGCGCGCGCACCACCTCGACACCCCCCTGCCACCGAGCGTTGGCCCACGGGCGAGCGAAAGGCTGCGGGCGGCATACGAATCGATGGTGTCGAAGGCCACTGCCTGACCACACTGTTGTGCCCAAACTCTCGTGGGGGCTGGGCCGCTGCGCCGGTAGGGTGACGGGAAGTTCGCAGACCTCACGACAGGTGCGGACTGACCCGATCGGCTGAGGAGCAGTGAATGACGGTGGCCCCGAAGCGGCCCGCGCCGATGGCGCTGGCGGCACACTTCCCGGAGCGGACGCAGGAGGAGTGGCGAGACCTCGTCGCTGGCGTGGTCAACAAGGGGCGACCCGAGGATCAGCACCTCAGCGGTGACGATGCAGTTGCCTCGATGCGGTCGCATCTCGAGGGTGGACTCGACATCGAACCGCTCTATACGAAGGCGTCCGATCCGGTGCCACTCGGTGTGCCCGGCGCCATGCCCTTCACCCGTGGACGCGCAGTGCGCGACGCCGACGTCCCCTGGGACGTGCGTCAGGTCCACGACGACCCCGACGCCCCGACGACGCGCAAACTCGTCCTCGGCGACCTCGAGAACGGCGTCACCTCCGTCTGGCTCCACGTCGGTGCCGACGGCCTGGCGCCGGCCGATGTCGCCGAAGCGCTTGCCGACGTCCAGCTCGACCTCGCGCCCGTCGTCGTTTCGTCGTGGGATGCGCAGGCCGCTGCCGCGGATGCCCTGTATGCCGTCCTGTCCGGTTCGCGTGCCAGCTCCGGCAACCTCGGCCACGACCCGCTCGGCGCTGCGGCGCGGACCGGCTCGGCGCTCGACCTCACCCCGTTGGCCGACGCGATCCGCAGGCTCGCTGACCACGGCGAGATCCGAGCGATCACGGTCGACACCCGCGTCCACGCCGATGCTGGCGCGACGGTGACCGACGAGGTCGCGTTCGCGCTCGCGACCGGAGTGGCCTATCTGCGTCACCTCGAGGCCGAGGGCATCGACGTCACCGAAGCCTTCCGCCACATCGAGTTCCGGGTGAGTGCCAGCGCCGACCAGTTCCTCACGGCGGCCGCGTTGCGTGCGCTGCGTCGCGCGTGGGCGCGCATCGGAGAGAGAGTCGGGGTCCACGAGAAGTCGCGGGGCGCGTTCACCCACGCCGTGACCTCGGCACGCATGTTCACCCGCGACGACGCCTGGACCAACATCCTGCGCAGCACCCTCGCGACCTTCGGGGCGAGCCTGGGTGGCGCCGACGCCATCACCGTGCTGCCGTTCGACACGGTGTCCGGACTGCCGACTCCGTTCTCTCGGCGCATTGCCCGCAACACGCAGATCCTCCTGGCCGAGGAGTCCAACGTTGCGCGGGTCACCGATCCCGCGGGTGGTTCCTGGTATGTCGAAACGCTGACCGATGACCTGGCGAAGGCCGCGTGGGCGACGTTTCAGGAGATTGAGGCCGCTGGCGGAATGGCCGATGCTCTGGCGAGCGACCTTGTCGCACAACGGATCTCGGCTGCTGTCGTCGAGCGTGACAGGGCCCTGGCCACGCGTGCCACGCCGATCACCGGCGTGAGCACGTTCCCGCTTGGCGGCGAGAAACCGCTCGAGCGCGCACCTCGGGTCGAGTTGGTCCTTGGGGCCAACGCTGTTGTGCCACACCGGGACTCGACCATCTTTGAAGCGCTCCGCGACCGCTCTGCGGCCTACGCGACGAAGCATGGACACGCGCCCCGCGTCACTGTCCCGACTCTCAACGTGCCGCGCGCCGCCGACCGTCGCATCGATGCCGTCAACCTGCTCACCGTCGCAGGCATCGACGCGGTCGAGGCTGAGGGCGGGTCCGGCGCTGCCCTGGACGGAACTGACAAAGGTTACGAGGGTGTCGCCAAGGACATGGACGTCGTCGCCTTCCTCTCCGCCCTCCTCGACGAGATGGGAGCTCCCGCATGAGCTCGATCCCCGACTTCACCAGCGTCGACCTCGGTGACGGCCTTCCCGCAGGCGACGCCGAGACGCCCGACCTTGGGACTCAGACGTGGCTCACACCCGAGCAGATCGAGGTGTCGCCGCTCTACACCGATGCCGACCTCGAAGGGCTCGACTTCCTCGAGACCATCCCTGGAGCGCCGCCCTACCTGCGCGGGCCCTACCCGACGATGTACGTCAACCAGCCATGGACGATCCGCCAGTACGCCGGGTTCTCCACCGCCGAGGAGTCCAACGCCTTCTATCGGCGCAACCTGGCTGCGGGCCAGAAGGGGTTGAGCGTCGCCTTCGACCTCGCGACCCACCGCGGCTACGACAGCGACCACCCGCGCGTCGAGGGCGATGTCGGCATGGCCGGTGTCGCGATCGACTCGATCTATGACATGCGCACCCTCTTTGACGGCATCCCGCTCGACCAGATGTCGGTGTCGATGACGATGAACGGCGCGGTCATCCCCGTCCTCGCGCTCTTCGTCGTCGCGGCCGAAGAGCAGGGCGTCGCGCCCGAGAAGCTCTCCGGGACCATCCAGAACGACATCCTCAAGGAGTTCATGGTCCGCAACACCTACATCTATCCGCCCGAGCCATCGATGCGCATCATCAGCGACATCTTCGCGTTCACCTCCGAGAAGATGCCGCGCTACAACTCGATCTCCATCTCGGGTTACCACATGCAGGAGGCCGGGGCCACGCAGGATCTCGAGCTGGCCTACACGCTCGCCGATGGCATCGAGTATCTCCGCGCAGGCAAGGAGGTCGGGCTCGACGTCGACCGCTTCGCACCGCGGCTGTCCTTCTTCTGGGCCATCGGCATGAACTTCTTCATGGAGGTCGCCAAGATGCGCGCGGCCCGCCTGCTCTGGGCGCGGCTCGTCGAGGAGCAGGGCGCCAAGAACCCGAAGTCGCTCAGCCTACGCACCCACTGTCAGACCAGTGGCTGGTCGCTCACGGCCCAGGACGTCTACAACAACGTCGTGCGCACCTGCATCGAGGCGATGGCCGCGACACAGGGCCACACGCAGAGCCTGCACACCAACGCTCTCGATGAGGCCATCGCACTGCCGACCGACTTCAGCGCGCGCATCGCCCGCAACACCCAGCTCGTCATCCAGCAGGAGTCCGGCACCACGCGCACCATTGACCCGTGGGCCGGTTCGGCCTACGTCGAGCGGCTGACCCATGACATCGCCGAGCGGGCGTGGGCGCACATCGAAGAGGTCGAGGCAGCCGGTGGGATGGCCAAGGCGATCGAGGCCGGCATCCCCAAGATGCGCATCGAGGAGGCCGCGGCGCGCACCCAGGCCCGGATCGACTCCGGCCAGCAGCCGGTCATCGGCGTCAACCGCTACATCCCCGACAACGATGAGCCGTTCGAGGTGCTGAAGGTCGACAACGCTGCAGTGCGTGCGAGTCAGATCGCCAAGCTCGAGCGACTGCGCGCGGAGCGCGACGACGACGTATGCCGTGCGGCCCTGGAGCGCTTGACGGCCGCCGCGCGTGAAGGCTCCGACGGGACGCTGGACACCAACCTGCTGGCACTCGCGATCGACGCGGCCCGCGCCATGGCCACGGTCGGCGAGATGTCCGCCGCCATGGAGGAGGCGTTCGGTCGCTACACCGCCCAGATCCGTACGATCGGTGGCGTGTACTCCGACGAAGCAGGCTCCGACGCCAACGTGCGCAGGGCGCAGGAGCTCGTCGTGGAGTTCGAGGAGGCAGAAGGTCGCCGTCCACGCATCCTCGTCGCCAAGATGGGCCAGGACGGTCACGATCGAGGACAGAAGGTCATCTCCACCGCGTTCGCCGACCTCGGTTTCGACGTCGATGTGGGCCCGCTCTTCCAGACGCCGACCGAGGTGGCGCGCCAGGCCGTCGAGTCCGACGTGCACGTCGTCGGTGTCTCGTCGCTCGCTGCTGGTCACATGACCCTCGTGCCCGCGCTGCGCAGAGAGCTCGACGCGCTCGGCCGTCAGGATCTCATGATCGTCGTCGGTGGTGTCATCCCCAGCCAGGACTTCGACGACCTGCGGGCCGCCGGCGCCGACGCCATCTATCCGCCGGGCACGGTCATCTCGACCGCGGCCATCAGCCTCATCGGCGATCTGCGCGCGCGGCTGCATGGTGCCGACCGGGCCGGCGCGTGACCGACGAGCTGTTCGACGGGGTCCGCGCAGGCTCGCGGACCCACATCGCCCGCGCGATCACGCTGGTCGAGTCGACCCGACCCGACCACCGAGAACGGGCACGGGCGCTCCTCACCGAGCTCACGGCATACACGGGTTCCGCGGTGCGAGTGGGGATCTCGGGTGTTCCGGGGGCGGGCAAGTCGACGTTCATCAACGCGATGGGCACACGTCTGATCGACGCAGGGCACAAGGTCGCGGTCGTCGCTGTCGACCCGAGCTCGCGGCGCACGGGCGGTTCGATTCTCGGTGACCGCACGCGGATGGGTGAGCTCAGCGCCAGCGACCAGGCGTTCGTCCGGCCGAGCCCCAGCGGGCGCCATCTCGGGGGAGTGGCCCGTGCGACCCGCGAGTCGATGCTCGTCCTCGAGGCGGCCGGGTTCGACGTCGTCATTGTGGAGACCGTCGGGGTCGGGCAGAACGAGATCGCCGTCTCCGAGATGGTCGACACGTTCCTCCTGCTGACTCTGGCCCGCGCCGGCGATCAGTTGCAGGGCATCAAGCGTGGCATCCTCGAGCTCGCCGACGTCATCGCCGTCAACAAGGCCGACGGTGACGGTGAGATGGCGGCCAAGGGTGCGGCAAAGGACCTCACGTCCGCGATGCGGCTCATGCTGCCCGGGGCTGATGTGCGCCGTCCGCAGGTGCTCACCTGCTCGTCGCTGACCGGGACGGGGCTGGACGACGTGTGGGCGGCGGTGCTCGAGCACCGCGCCCACCTCGAGTCGGAGGGGTCTCTCGAGGTCCGGCGGGCCCAGCAGCAGCAGGACTGGATGTGGGCCCTCATCGACGCGCACCTCACCGATGCGGTGCGCGCTGCGCCGAGCGTGAAGGAGCAGCGTGCCGCCATCGAGTCCGCGGTCAGGTCGGGAGAGCTCAGCGCCGTCGACGCCGCGAGCAGGATCCTCGACGCGTTCGGGCACTGACCGAACGGAGCTCAGCCCAGCGCGGAAGTGCGCCAACCTGCCGGAGCGACGCCCCGACGGCGGGCCAACCACAGGAGGACCGCGGTCACCAAAGCCGTGGCGACGACGTTCATCCCCGCAGAGACAGGTGAACCGGCGCTCTCTCCGTCGACGAACGACTCCTCGAGCCCTCCAAACAGGATCCCGCTCGTCATGATCAGCAGGTTGTTGACGATGTGCAGCACGATGACGGCCTCGAGCCCACCCGTGCGCCAGGCCAACCAGCAACCGGCGACCGCCAACGAACCGAGCTCGATGATGATCCACGGGTCGGCGGAGCCGTGGGCCGCCACGAAGAACGCCGTCGACAGGACGGTGGTGACGACGAGCGCCACCACGGGCGAATGGAACCACGCCCCGACCCCCTGGACGAGGCCGCCCCGGAAGGCGAGTTCCTCACCTGCCGCCTGCAGGGGAGTAGTGAACAGCGTGACCGCGAGGAGGGCGACCCATTGGTCGGGGCGGTCGAGGACCTCTTGGTCGAAGACCACCCAGCTCACGGCGAGATAGGCAGCCCACAGTGGAGTGACGACGAGGACGCACCACCCGAGCCAGCCCCACCGGATCCGCCCGGCCACGGAGAGAATGCGCCAAGGACTCCGCCGGAACCCCACCCAGACCCCGATGAGAGTCGCCGGGATGAGGCTCGCCAGAAGCAGGTTGTTGACCAGCGCCGACCATGGGTTCAGAGGGTCGATGAGCGTGTCCTCACTGTCGAGGAGGCCGGCAAGGCCGCTGGGCACCAACAACGCGATGAGGCAGACGATCAGGACAGCGACGGCGACGGCGAGCGCGACCAGAGGGCGCCACCAGCGGTGGCGTGGTCCGCGCATCTGGTGGACATACGTCCGCGGCTCGCGCTCGGCCGCCTCGAGCTCCGCGGCTGTCGTCCGCTCGACCTCACCACGGATCCGGTATGCCGCCCGCTGACGTGCGTGTGCGACGAACCAGGGCGGTGGCTCGGTGGGGGAGACCACGACCGGTGTGCCCTGCTGGTGTGCCACCCACGTGGCTCGGCGCACCGATTCGGACTCGGCGTCCTGCGGCCAGGCCATCAACCACAGCGCGTCGGACCAGGCGAGGCTGTCGTCCGCGATCTCCCACGGGGCAAACGGCGACCATTCGAGGTCGGCGGCCGGGCCGACGGAGTGCGCTCGCGCTCGGGCGAGTGCCTGCTGGTCCTGCTCCTGGCCTGGGTCACCGACGACGGCGATGCGAACGTTCATGTCGCCCAGTGTCGCCGCACGCCGCAGGCGCCGCATCGGACCCCGGGACCCTGCGTCGTACGACTTTCGTCGCAGCGAGCGAAGAGAAGGTGCGCCGTGCCCACAGGAGGTGAGCGAACGGCATACGCGGATTTCGTGCTCAGCACGCCCTCCCGTAGGATGGATCGTCGGTCTCGTGTGTTTTCAGGCTTGCCTGAAAACAACCACGAACCACATCTCCATGGTTTCACTGGTGGCTTCGTGCCGCACCCAGGGTGGGATCAGCAAAGGATTGAGAGGGTATGGCCAAGAAGGACGGCGTCATTGAGATCGAGGGCACCATCGTTGAGGCGCTCCCCAACGCGATGTTTCGCGTGGAGCTCACCAACGGTCACAAGGTGCTCGCGCACATCTCGGGCAAGATGCGTCAGCACTACATCCGGATCCTCCCCGAGGACCGCGTGGTGGTGGAGCTCAGCCCCTACGACCTGACCCGAGGCCGCATCGTCTTCCGCTACCGCTGACCGGGTACGCCCGCACAGCAGCAGCATCCACAGCAAGAACCCGTCCGGCCTCCGCCGTGTCGGGAGGATCGACAAGACAGCAGAGGCAATGAAGGTTCAGCCGAGCGTCAAGAAGATCTGTGACAAGTGCAAGGTGATCCGCCGCAACGGTCGGGTCATGGTCATCTGCGAGAACCCGCGCCACAAGCAGCGCCAGGGTTAATCACAGCCTGATCGTCCTGAGCAGTCGGGACTTGCACGAGGCCACAGCTTCGAGAACACGCACAAGTGAATGATTGAGAACGCAGCGCCCGACCCCCGTTTGTGTCACCTGCAGAGGTGAGCACGGGACGTCACCCTCGGCCCGGAGGCCGAGGACCGGGGAACCACGACCTCGTGGACCACACCGCGGACCGGCGACTGCACCAGACCTCCGGAACACCAGAACAGGAACCATCACAAGATGGCACGTCTCCAAGGAGTCGATCTTCCGCGCGAGAAGCGCGTCGAGATCGCATTGACCTACATCTTCGGTGTGGGCCGCTCCAGCTCGCAGAAGGCCCTCGCGGCCACCGGAGTGGACCCCAACGTCCGCGTCAAGGACCTCACCGACGCCGACCTCGTCGCACTGCGCGACTGGATCGACGAGCACCTCAAGGTCGAAGGTGACCTCCGCCGTGAGGTCCAGGCCGACATCCGCCGCAAGGTCGAGATCGGGTCCTATCAGGGTCGGCGCCACCGCTCCGGCCTCCCCGTCCACG contains the following coding sequences:
- the meaB gene encoding methylmalonyl Co-A mutase-associated GTPase MeaB; the protein is MTDELFDGVRAGSRTHIARAITLVESTRPDHRERARALLTELTAYTGSAVRVGISGVPGAGKSTFINAMGTRLIDAGHKVAVVAVDPSSRRTGGSILGDRTRMGELSASDQAFVRPSPSGRHLGGVARATRESMLVLEAAGFDVVIVETVGVGQNEIAVSEMVDTFLLLTLARAGDQLQGIKRGILELADVIAVNKADGDGEMAAKGAAKDLTSAMRLMLPGADVRRPQVLTCSSLTGTGLDDVWAAVLEHRAHLESEGSLEVRRAQQQQDWMWALIDAHLTDAVRAAPSVKEQRAAIESAVRSGELSAVDAASRILDAFGH
- a CDS encoding CPBP family intramembrane glutamic endopeptidase, which encodes MNVRIAVVGDPGQEQDQQALARARAHSVGPAADLEWSPFAPWEIADDSLAWSDALWLMAWPQDAESESVRRATWVAHQQGTPVVVSPTEPPPWFVAHARQRAAYRIRGEVERTTAAELEAAEREPRTYVHQMRGPRHRWWRPLVALAVAVAVLIVCLIALLVPSGLAGLLDSEDTLIDPLNPWSALVNNLLLASLIPATLIGVWVGFRRSPWRILSVAGRIRWGWLGWCVLVVTPLWAAYLAVSWVVFDQEVLDRPDQWVALLAVTLFTTPLQAAGEELAFRGGLVQGVGAWFHSPVVALVVTTVLSTAFFVAAHGSADPWIIIELGSLAVAGCWLAWRTGGLEAVIVLHIVNNLLIMTSGILFGGLEESFVDGESAGSPVSAGMNVVATALVTAVLLWLARRRGVAPAGWRTSALG
- the infA gene encoding translation initiation factor IF-1; protein product: MAKKDGVIEIEGTIVEALPNAMFRVELTNGHKVLAHISGKMRQHYIRILPEDRVVVELSPYDLTRGRIVFRYR
- the rpmJ gene encoding 50S ribosomal protein L36, with amino-acid sequence MKVQPSVKKICDKCKVIRRNGRVMVICENPRHKQRQG
- the rpsM gene encoding 30S ribosomal protein S13 produces the protein MARLQGVDLPREKRVEIALTYIFGVGRSSSQKALAATGVDPNVRVKDLTDADLVALRDWIDEHLKVEGDLRREVQADIRRKVEIGSYQGRRHRSGLPVHGQRTKTNARTRKGPKRTVAGKKKVGK